One region of Turicibacter bilis genomic DNA includes:
- the tnpB gene encoding IS66 family insertion sequence element accessory protein TnpB (TnpB, as the term is used for proteins encoded by IS66 family insertion elements, is considered an accessory protein, since TnpC, encoded by a neighboring gene, is a DDE family transposase.) has product MLVNFTTVQNIFIVCGHTDMRCGIDGLASVVSDKYNLDLFHDATFLFCGRKKDRYKALYWNRDGFMLLYKRIENGNLQWPKDQDEVKRLTSQQLIWLLEGLAIQQPKAIKSAKIGCLY; this is encoded by the coding sequence ATGCTCGTTAATTTCACAACTGTTCAAAACATCTTCATCGTCTGTGGTCATACTGATATGCGTTGTGGGATTGACGGGTTAGCTAGTGTTGTCTCAGATAAATATAATCTAGACTTATTTCATGATGCCACCTTCTTGTTTTGTGGCAGAAAAAAGGATCGTTATAAAGCTTTATATTGGAATCGCGATGGATTTATGTTATTGTACAAGCGTATCGAAAATGGCAACCTACAATGGCCAAAAGATCAAGATGAAGTCAAGAGGTTAACCTCACAACAACTTATTTGGCTTTTGGAAGGGTTAGCCATTCAACAACCTAAAGCTATCAAATCAGCTAAAATAGGTTGCCTATATTAA
- a CDS encoding IS66 family transposase — protein MFHFEKTIKMLSPEERQKQRQLIIKPVIEKFFEWLESLYAMKGKLQTAVTYALNQKVELLRFLEDGNLEASNNLAEQAIRPLAIGRKNYLFSTSMKGAAANAMAYPIIETAKDNGLNPSKYLNYLFEKLPNMDFIRNPDILVDFLPWAKNVQVICQ, from the coding sequence ATCTTTCATTTTGAGAAGACCATTAAGATGCTTTCTCCTGAAGAACGACAAAAGCAACGACAACTGATCATTAAACCAGTGATCGAGAAATTTTTTGAGTGGCTAGAATCCCTCTATGCGATGAAAGGGAAACTTCAAACAGCAGTGACGTATGCCTTAAATCAAAAGGTAGAGCTTTTACGTTTTTTAGAAGATGGAAATCTTGAAGCCTCGAATAATCTAGCTGAACAAGCGATTCGTCCATTAGCTATTGGTCGCAAAAACTATCTCTTTTCAACCAGTATGAAAGGAGCGGCAGCGAATGCGATGGCTTATCCGATCATCGAAACTGCTAAAGACAATGGATTGAATCCATCAAAATATCTTAACTATTTATTTGAAAAACTACCCAATATGGACTTCATTAGAAATCCAGACATACTGGTAGACTTTTTGCCATGGGCAAAAAACGTACAAGTGATTTGTCAGTAA